The Terriglobia bacterium genome includes a window with the following:
- a CDS encoding thioesterase family protein, whose translation MTRELPAEWVSTSFRVRYAETDQMGVVYYANYLVWFEIGRSEFCRKHGFEYRDMERDDGLYIIVAEASCRYKASARYDDEVVVRTCLRAARRRVLTFGYEVFRQPDSVLLAEGETTHVIVNREGRPCALPDKYREMFETGIKVRDG comes from the coding sequence ATGACAAGGGAACTTCCCGCAGAATGGGTTTCGACAAGCTTCCGGGTCCGGTACGCTGAGACCGATCAGATGGGTGTGGTGTATTACGCCAATTATCTGGTGTGGTTTGAAATCGGCAGAAGCGAATTCTGCCGGAAGCACGGGTTCGAATACCGCGACATGGAGCGCGACGACGGCCTCTATATCATCGTGGCGGAAGCCAGTTGCCGATATAAAGCCTCCGCGCGCTATGACGACGAAGTTGTTGTCAGGACCTGCCTGCGTGCGGCCCGCCGCCGCGTGTTGACTTTTGGATACGAAGTCTTCCGGCAACCGGATAGCGTGCTGCTGGCCGAGGGCGAAACCACGCACGTGATCGTGAATCGCGAGGGTCGCCCCTGTGCCCTGCCCGACAAATACCGTGAAATGTTTGAGACCGGGATTAAGGTCCGCGACGGGTAA
- a CDS encoding prepilin peptidase, with protein MIQTVVAVFGFIFGSFLNVCIVRVPRRESIAVPGSHCPACGRSIRWYDNVPVLSYALLRGRCRDCGKRISLLYPVVEILTAIVFLLEYWRYGLTIEFAKGLVFAMLMIILIFTDLRERRIPHRISIPGIALGLAFSLLTPVDSRPFGWLLARWDIFPSALVLSLIGALAGALIGGGLFFVVGEIFYRLRHKEGLGFGDVMLMLVVGTFLGPPLTLMTILLGSLLGCLVAIPLTAITSKFRDYQWPYGTFLGLAAIYASIGGDALLRAYLQWGGFR; from the coding sequence ATGATCCAAACGGTGGTGGCCGTGTTCGGATTTATCTTCGGCAGTTTCCTGAACGTGTGCATCGTGCGGGTGCCGCGGCGCGAATCAATCGCTGTTCCCGGATCGCACTGCCCTGCCTGCGGCCGGAGCATTCGCTGGTACGACAACGTTCCGGTGCTCAGCTACGCTCTCCTGCGCGGGCGTTGCCGCGATTGCGGCAAACGGATTTCATTGCTCTATCCCGTAGTGGAAATTCTGACTGCCATCGTCTTCCTGCTGGAGTATTGGCGCTACGGCCTCACCATCGAATTCGCAAAGGGCCTGGTCTTCGCCATGCTCATGATCATTCTGATCTTCACCGACTTGCGTGAGCGCCGCATTCCGCACAGGATCAGCATTCCCGGCATCGCGCTGGGCCTGGCGTTCAGCTTGCTGACGCCGGTGGACAGTCGTCCGTTCGGCTGGCTTCTGGCGCGCTGGGACATCTTCCCTTCAGCGCTAGTTCTCTCGCTGATCGGAGCGCTGGCAGGCGCGTTGATCGGCGGCGGCCTCTTCTTCGTGGTGGGCGAGATTTTCTACCGGCTTCGCCACAAGGAAGGCCTGGGATTCGGCGACGTCATGCTGATGCTGGTGGTGGGAACCTTCCTCGGTCCGCCGCTCACCCTGATGACCATTCTTCTGGGATCGCTGCTGGGATGCCTTGTCGCGATTCCTCTCACCGCCATCACGTCGAAGTTTCGCGACTACCAATGGCCCTACGGAACTTTTCTGGGACTCGCCGCGATTTACGCCAGCATCGGCGGCGACGCGCTACTCCGCGCCTACTTGCAATGGGGCGGGTTTCGGTAA
- a CDS encoding zinc ribbon domain-containing protein, whose product MKMSNQGNVLGRIQDNWRQRAGECTTFRAELRVIPRWPVRVLVSLYILAMAVIACTTLYVPRAVPDDLVGKPVAIKLLAMFGIVTGIAVVISIVVLVLSYVWADAKRRGMSPVLWLLVALLIPYGIGTILYFVVREPLSRNCPQCGHSVNPHFNFCPACQFNLLPNCPQCRRAVRAGDHFCPYCGATVQADVAAPVSTQKA is encoded by the coding sequence ATGAAGATGTCGAACCAGGGTAATGTTCTGGGACGAATTCAAGACAACTGGCGGCAGCGGGCCGGCGAATGCACGACGTTCCGGGCCGAACTGCGGGTGATTCCACGATGGCCAGTCAGAGTTCTGGTATCACTGTACATTCTGGCCATGGCTGTTATAGCCTGCACGACGTTATACGTCCCCCGCGCAGTGCCTGATGACCTCGTTGGAAAACCGGTTGCGATCAAGCTGCTGGCGATGTTCGGCATTGTGACGGGAATCGCAGTTGTGATAAGTATCGTCGTTCTGGTTCTTAGTTACGTTTGGGCGGATGCGAAGCGGCGTGGCATGAGCCCGGTCCTTTGGTTGCTGGTGGCGCTTCTGATACCCTACGGGATTGGCACCATCCTCTACTTCGTCGTGCGAGAGCCACTGAGCCGCAATTGTCCGCAGTGCGGCCATTCCGTGAACCCTCATTTCAACTTCTGCCCGGCCTGCCAGTTCAACCTGCTTCCCAACTGCCCTCAATGCCGGCGCGCAGTCCGTGCGGGAGACCACTTCTGCCCCTACTGCGGCGCCACCGTGCAGGCGGACGTTGCAGCTCCGGTTAGCACCCAGAAGGCATAG
- a CDS encoding AIR synthase-related protein, with the protein MAIHTVYTLSKDDPEARNWVAFFHRHGCAQLSRVTIERVFWLQGDINVNKLHPLLINPLYQVGSERSQLDPAQGPVVEIAYRPAVTDPETPSILEGAHALGETGLQFARLSRRYQFTGLEESEARKLAARFLYNKIVERVREPGEVVETLLPAGRPDPVTEISLRRLSDQQLQALSAERSWYAPLAQMKAIQAHELERGKPHTDAEIEILAQSWSDHCYHTTWKSLGLLKHLSHATAQINHPLVVSSFKDNAGGMEFYDGWVITIKGETHNFPSSIAPFGGIATKHGGVIRDTLGFGKGAYPIGGTTVMGTMDPRMPDDEVPEGALHPQLIVTESIRATSYYVNPMGIPMMHPVYRIHPGYAKCLALGHSIGLIPALHALKDEPQPGDIALLIGGETGRDGIHGATASSTGMTGATLEKEFAAVQIGHPITERRFTSAIPVLRDAGCIRAITDLGAGGISSAAGEIGADTGVELDLDRVRLKDASLTAWEILLSESQERMLVVVPLEKLDETREILDRYEVAHAEFGRFTDSRRLQATWHGERVVDLDMKFLWKGCPIEPTAVSEHERALKALSIPEPRTQAEWQRAVESVISHYHCCDQSAAGVRFDTTVQGRTVIGPYGGRNHRMPTQLYVSAPLRGKPYGMISTLAFNPFYGDVDPAAMARLMMIEAVTKAVVAGASYKEAVLCDNVYTPRINPQTAWELSHMVDAIADLSVELGIPFISGKDSSSGTFESAGRKIDVPMTLAVMLMGRVPDVKKIVTKEFKRAGNRLVLIGPCSGGGLGGSVYADTQGQRGDRLFDPGNAAAVLAVWDSVLALHSEGQYVSGSAIAEGGLLLRLFEAAFGSGLGARIDLDSQKVARGDELLFGEFIGAVLLEVSPEVEIGLSDLEVPHQTIGEVLPEPRLVLARGGDTVWQQNMAELETVWSKPFREAVE; encoded by the coding sequence ATGGCTATTCATACGGTTTATACGCTTTCCAAAGATGATCCGGAAGCGCGCAACTGGGTCGCGTTTTTTCACCGCCACGGCTGCGCGCAACTTAGCCGAGTCACCATCGAGCGCGTTTTCTGGCTGCAGGGCGACATTAACGTCAACAAGCTGCATCCGCTTCTGATCAATCCGCTCTATCAGGTGGGCTCCGAGCGTTCGCAACTCGACCCGGCGCAGGGCCCGGTGGTGGAGATCGCCTATCGCCCCGCCGTCACTGATCCTGAGACGCCTTCCATTCTGGAAGGCGCGCACGCGCTCGGGGAAACGGGTTTGCAGTTTGCGCGACTCAGCCGCCGTTACCAGTTCACCGGTCTGGAAGAATCTGAGGCGCGCAAACTTGCCGCGCGCTTCCTTTACAACAAGATCGTTGAGCGCGTCCGCGAGCCGGGAGAAGTGGTTGAGACGCTTCTGCCCGCCGGCCGGCCCGATCCCGTCACAGAAATTTCTTTGCGCCGCCTCAGCGATCAGCAACTCCAGGCCCTTTCTGCCGAGCGTTCCTGGTACGCGCCGCTCGCGCAGATGAAGGCTATCCAGGCGCACGAGCTCGAGCGCGGCAAGCCGCACACGGACGCCGAAATCGAAATCCTGGCGCAAAGCTGGAGCGACCATTGCTACCACACCACGTGGAAAAGCCTGGGACTGCTGAAGCACTTGAGCCATGCCACGGCCCAGATCAATCACCCGCTGGTTGTCTCGTCCTTTAAGGACAATGCCGGCGGAATGGAGTTCTACGATGGCTGGGTGATCACGATTAAAGGCGAAACGCACAATTTCCCCAGCTCCATCGCGCCCTTTGGCGGCATCGCCACCAAGCACGGCGGCGTGATTCGTGACACGCTGGGCTTTGGCAAAGGCGCGTACCCGATTGGCGGCACCACGGTGATGGGCACCATGGATCCCCGCATGCCCGATGACGAAGTGCCCGAGGGCGCATTGCATCCGCAGTTGATCGTGACGGAATCGATTCGCGCAACCTCATACTACGTGAATCCGATGGGCATCCCCATGATGCACCCTGTGTATCGCATCCATCCGGGCTACGCCAAGTGCCTTGCGCTCGGACACTCCATCGGTCTGATTCCTGCCCTGCACGCTCTGAAAGACGAGCCGCAGCCCGGCGATATCGCGCTGCTGATTGGCGGCGAAACGGGACGCGACGGCATTCACGGCGCAACCGCCAGCTCCACCGGCATGACCGGCGCCACGCTCGAGAAGGAGTTTGCCGCCGTCCAGATTGGGCATCCCATCACCGAGCGGCGATTCACCTCCGCCATTCCCGTCCTGCGCGATGCAGGGTGCATTCGCGCCATCACGGATCTTGGCGCGGGCGGCATCTCTTCCGCAGCCGGTGAAATCGGCGCAGACACCGGAGTGGAACTTGATCTCGACCGCGTGCGCCTGAAAGACGCCAGCCTCACCGCGTGGGAAATTCTTCTTTCTGAATCGCAGGAGCGGATGCTGGTGGTGGTCCCTCTCGAAAAGCTCGACGAAACGCGCGAAATTCTCGACCGCTACGAAGTTGCGCACGCCGAGTTCGGCCGCTTTACCGATTCGCGGCGGCTGCAGGCCACCTGGCACGGCGAGCGCGTCGTCGATCTCGACATGAAATTTCTCTGGAAGGGCTGCCCCATTGAACCCACCGCCGTGAGTGAACACGAGCGGGCATTGAAAGCGCTCTCGATTCCCGAGCCGCGCACGCAGGCCGAATGGCAACGGGCGGTGGAAAGCGTCATCTCCCATTACCACTGCTGCGACCAGAGCGCCGCTGGCGTCCGCTTTGACACCACCGTGCAGGGCCGAACGGTGATCGGTCCTTACGGCGGCCGCAATCACCGCATGCCCACCCAACTGTACGTCTCAGCGCCCTTGCGCGGCAAGCCGTACGGCATGATTTCAACGCTGGCTTTCAATCCTTTTTACGGCGACGTTGATCCCGCCGCCATGGCGCGCCTGATGATGATCGAAGCAGTCACCAAAGCTGTTGTGGCCGGAGCCAGCTACAAGGAAGCGGTCCTCTGCGATAATGTTTACACGCCGCGCATCAATCCCCAAACCGCCTGGGAGCTCTCGCACATGGTGGATGCCATCGCCGACCTTTCCGTGGAACTGGGAATCCCATTCATCTCCGGCAAGGATTCGAGCTCCGGAACTTTTGAATCCGCAGGACGAAAGATTGACGTTCCCATGACTCTGGCTGTGATGCTGATGGGGCGCGTGCCTGACGTGAAAAAGATTGTGACCAAGGAGTTCAAGCGGGCGGGGAACAGACTGGTTCTCATTGGCCCGTGCAGCGGCGGTGGGCTGGGCGGCAGCGTTTATGCCGACACGCAAGGCCAGCGCGGAGACCGGCTGTTTGATCCGGGCAATGCGGCCGCTGTCCTCGCCGTGTGGGACTCTGTGCTCGCCCTGCATAGTGAAGGGCAGTACGTTTCCGGCTCGGCCATTGCCGAAGGCGGTTTGCTGCTGCGCCTTTTTGAAGCAGCGTTCGGCTCAGGGCTGGGCGCGCGCATTGACTTGGACTCGCAGAAGGTGGCGCGCGGCGACGAGCTGCTCTTTGGAGAATTCATTGGCGCCGTGCTGCTGGAAGTTTCGCCTGAGGTTGAGATAGGGCTTTCAGATCTGGAGGTCCCGCATCAGACGATTGGGGAAGTACTCCCGGAGCCGCGACTGGTCCTCGCCCGAGGCGGCGACACGGTCTGGCAGCAGAACATGGCCGAGTTGGAAACTGTGTGGAGCAAACCTTTTCGTGAGGCGGTGGAATAG
- a CDS encoding glycosyltransferase family 2 protein, whose protein sequence is MLPISATIITRNEAANIARAIRSLDCADEILVVDSGSTDETVNIAAELGARTITHPWEGFAGQKNFAVREASHDWILSLDADEELNDEARAALREWKQSAPRAGAYRFARRAQYLGRWILHSGWYPDWKIRLFHRDQARWTGVYVHESVVADGPVETLSGEILHYTCDSLADHRKRIELYTGLAAQEMFERGERAGLARRMLAPPWIFLHTYFFRLGVLDGMPGLMIAWMAARYVRRKYARLAELETGNKGRH, encoded by the coding sequence ATGCTGCCCATTTCCGCAACCATTATCACGCGCAATGAAGCCGCGAACATCGCCCGCGCCATCCGGTCACTCGATTGCGCCGACGAAATTCTGGTGGTCGATTCCGGCTCGACGGACGAAACCGTGAACATCGCGGCTGAACTTGGCGCGCGAACGATCACTCATCCATGGGAAGGTTTTGCCGGGCAAAAGAACTTTGCCGTGCGCGAAGCCAGCCATGATTGGATTCTCAGCCTGGACGCCGACGAGGAGCTGAACGACGAAGCTCGCGCCGCCCTCCGCGAATGGAAGCAATCGGCGCCGCGGGCTGGCGCATACCGTTTTGCCCGGCGCGCCCAGTATCTCGGGCGATGGATACTTCATTCGGGCTGGTATCCGGACTGGAAAATACGTCTTTTTCACCGCGACCAGGCCCGTTGGACAGGCGTATACGTGCACGAGTCCGTCGTTGCCGATGGCCCTGTGGAGACCCTCAGCGGCGAAATTCTCCACTATACGTGCGACTCGCTGGCCGACCATCGCAAGCGAATCGAGCTTTACACCGGCCTGGCCGCGCAGGAAATGTTCGAGCGCGGTGAGCGTGCTGGGCTCGCGCGACGGATGCTGGCGCCGCCCTGGATCTTTTTGCACACTTACTTCTTCAGGCTGGGCGTGCTGGACGGCATGCCTGGCTTGATGATTGCCTGGATGGCGGCCCGCTATGTCCGTCGCAAATACGCCAGGCTTGCGGAGCTCGAGACCGGCAACAAAGGCAGGCATTGA
- a CDS encoding hydroxymethylglutaryl-CoA lyase, which yields MDQVKIVECPRDAWQGLVKNIPTEVKAEYLGKLLRAGFRHLDAVSFVSPKLVPQMADSEEVMARLAERLQAATNGTMPEIIGIIVNEKGLERALATPQVTTLGYPYSISANFRRQNANMSLRESRDLVETIQRESQKSGRDLVVYISMAFGNPFGEPWGPEIVVDALEWLKGLGVKTISLADTVGVSTAKETGELFRHLKPFTTEMELGVHLHARAEVAAEKVLAAYEAGCRRFDSALTGLGGCPFAGDELVGNIPTEIVVSTLAEQGAQAGIEPWALLSALDATNELRKLYAE from the coding sequence ATGGATCAGGTTAAGATTGTCGAGTGTCCCCGGGACGCATGGCAAGGGCTGGTAAAGAATATCCCAACCGAGGTAAAGGCAGAATACCTTGGGAAGCTGCTGCGGGCGGGGTTCAGGCATCTCGACGCGGTCAGCTTTGTGTCGCCCAAACTGGTCCCGCAGATGGCGGACAGCGAGGAGGTGATGGCGCGCCTGGCAGAGAGATTGCAGGCAGCCACCAACGGCACCATGCCGGAAATCATCGGGATTATCGTCAACGAAAAGGGACTGGAGCGCGCCCTCGCCACCCCGCAGGTCACAACGCTCGGATATCCCTACTCGATCTCGGCAAATTTCCGGCGACAGAACGCCAATATGTCTCTGCGTGAATCGCGAGATCTGGTGGAGACAATCCAGCGCGAATCTCAGAAGTCCGGTCGCGACCTGGTGGTCTATATCTCGATGGCGTTCGGCAATCCTTTTGGCGAGCCGTGGGGCCCGGAGATTGTAGTGGATGCGCTGGAATGGCTCAAGGGGCTGGGCGTAAAAACCATTTCGCTGGCGGATACGGTCGGCGTGTCGACAGCTAAAGAAACAGGTGAGCTTTTCCGGCACCTGAAACCGTTCACAACCGAAATGGAACTGGGCGTCCATCTGCACGCCCGCGCCGAGGTAGCCGCGGAGAAGGTCCTGGCAGCCTACGAAGCAGGGTGCCGCCGCTTTGACTCAGCGCTGACGGGCCTGGGCGGCTGTCCTTTTGCGGGCGATGAACTGGTAGGCAACATTCCGACTGAGATCGTGGTTTCCACTCTCGCCGAGCAAGGCGCCCAGGCCGGCATCGAGCCATGGGCGCTGCTTTCCGCCCTCGACGCAACCAACGAGCTTCGCAAGCTGTACGCAGAGTAG
- a CDS encoding sigma-70 family RNA polymerase sigma factor gives MDNAIHLFALAMEPETKALARGLRQRDPDLLAALIAQYEYRLFRYLLYLTGSEDAARDMFQETWLRVLARGHQYDGVSRFDSWLFSIARHLVIDSSRRRKMDSLDEKLDSAQDGAAQESWPSDGVSPLAEYENTELAARISSILARLPAVYREVLLLRFQEDLSLKEIAGIIRAPLATVKSRLYRGLSAARELLEEQEQ, from the coding sequence ATGGACAACGCGATTCATCTCTTTGCACTTGCGATGGAACCCGAAACCAAAGCTCTGGCGCGCGGCTTGCGGCAGCGCGATCCGGACCTGCTTGCGGCCCTGATTGCGCAATACGAATACCGCCTCTTCCGTTACCTGCTCTACCTGACCGGAAGCGAAGATGCCGCTCGCGACATGTTCCAGGAAACCTGGCTGCGAGTGCTGGCGCGCGGGCATCAGTACGACGGGGTCTCGCGCTTCGATTCCTGGCTCTTTTCAATTGCGCGCCACCTGGTGATCGATTCGAGCCGCCGCAGAAAGATGGACAGCCTGGACGAAAAGCTCGATTCGGCCCAGGATGGCGCGGCGCAGGAATCGTGGCCTTCAGATGGAGTTTCGCCGCTCGCTGAATACGAGAACACAGAGCTCGCAGCCCGGATCAGCTCGATCCTGGCACGGCTGCCTGCCGTTTACCGGGAAGTTCTGCTTCTGCGCTTTCAGGAGGATTTGTCGCTTAAAGAGATTGCGGGCATCATACGGGCGCCTCTGGCTACTGTGAAATCGCGGCTTTACCGAGGCTTGAGCGCGGCCCGCGAATTGCTGGAGGAACAGGAACAATGA
- the purQ gene encoding phosphoribosylformylglycinamidine synthase I — protein MSRIAILYSPGTNCYEETAAAVERAGGKTALVHLHELLVGHDNLENYGAAVFPGGFSYGDHLVAGRIFATLMVARLRDQLTAFLGAQRPVLGICNGFQVLTEAGILPARCPGVRGMAMLENQSSHFEDRKVRLLVSGGKSMWTEGLAGKVLDMPCAHAEGRAMISESAITRPRIVFRYTDAQGKPATEYPDNPNGSPEAIAGVTDDSGLVLGLMPHPERASLPAHYSQDGLRLFENLIRWLKG, from the coding sequence GTGTCGCGGATCGCCATCCTTTACTCACCCGGCACCAATTGCTACGAAGAGACGGCAGCCGCCGTGGAGCGCGCCGGCGGCAAGACGGCTTTGGTCCACCTGCACGAGTTGCTGGTTGGCCATGACAATCTCGAGAATTACGGAGCAGCAGTTTTTCCCGGCGGCTTTTCCTACGGCGACCATCTTGTCGCAGGGCGAATCTTTGCCACGCTGATGGTGGCTCGCCTGCGCGATCAACTGACAGCTTTTCTTGGAGCGCAGAGGCCGGTGCTTGGCATCTGCAATGGCTTCCAGGTACTGACCGAGGCGGGCATTCTTCCCGCGCGCTGCCCGGGTGTCCGCGGCATGGCGATGCTCGAAAATCAGTCCTCACATTTTGAAGACCGCAAAGTGCGGCTGCTGGTTTCAGGCGGAAAATCGATGTGGACTGAAGGCCTGGCGGGCAAGGTGCTCGATATGCCATGCGCTCACGCCGAAGGTCGCGCCATGATTTCGGAGAGCGCAATTACGCGCCCGCGCATCGTCTTCCGTTACACCGACGCCCAAGGAAAACCCGCCACGGAATATCCTGACAACCCCAATGGCTCCCCCGAAGCGATTGCAGGCGTCACTGATGATAGCGGACTCGTCCTGGGCCTGATGCCGCACCCCGAACGAGCCTCGCTGCCAGCCCATTATTCCCAGGACGGCTTGCGCCTGTTCGAAAATCTCATCCGCTGGCTCAAAGGATAA
- a CDS encoding glycosyltransferase family 4 protein, with product MSPDTPFSIAHIDTGLELRGGQRQLLLLAHGLRKRGHSQLIVCAEAGELCDRAKADGFPVLALPQDDFKHIQGIRRLRRRIRRDALMLLHAHDGVGQTVSWLASCGTAARRIATRRVTYLPKRRIDYRLKYSYTCHAVIAVSQFIGRVLGEAGIPQAMIHVIPDGIEIPERVPDGASRQTARARWRLTENEFLIGNLSGISPEKGQDLALEALEILAGRMPNAKLALGGKIAAADLATSNLAAAAARGQVVLAGYRDNLFEFFSALDVYIMPSRSEGLGSAALMAMAHALPVIATRVGGLPEIVEDGITGWLVAPESPDSLAQAIAVAAANPTRLKELGNKARLRSKEFSADIMVERTEALYRRLMGSGQPQDAITSKELRANG from the coding sequence TTGAGCCCAGACACTCCATTCAGCATCGCGCACATCGACACGGGCCTTGAGCTTCGTGGCGGCCAGCGGCAATTGCTGCTGCTGGCCCACGGCCTCCGCAAGCGCGGCCACTCGCAGCTTATCGTGTGCGCGGAAGCAGGCGAACTTTGCGATCGCGCAAAAGCTGATGGGTTTCCGGTGCTCGCTCTGCCGCAGGATGACTTCAAACACATCCAAGGCATCCGGCGACTGCGGCGGCGGATTAGGCGGGACGCGCTGATGCTCTTGCACGCGCACGACGGAGTGGGCCAGACGGTCTCCTGGCTCGCATCCTGTGGGACGGCAGCGCGACGTATTGCCACCAGGCGAGTTACCTACCTTCCCAAACGCCGCATCGACTATCGGCTAAAATACAGTTACACCTGCCACGCTGTGATTGCGGTGTCGCAGTTCATTGGCCGCGTGCTGGGAGAGGCGGGCATCCCTCAAGCGATGATTCATGTCATTCCAGACGGGATCGAGATCCCGGAGCGCGTCCCCGACGGCGCATCGCGTCAGACGGCGCGCGCTCGCTGGCGCCTTACCGAAAACGAATTCCTCATTGGAAACCTCAGCGGCATCAGTCCGGAGAAGGGGCAGGACCTGGCGCTCGAAGCGCTCGAAATCCTTGCCGGTCGCATGCCCAACGCAAAGCTGGCGCTGGGCGGCAAAATCGCTGCCGCGGACCTTGCTACGTCAAACCTTGCCGCGGCAGCGGCGCGCGGTCAGGTCGTATTGGCGGGCTATCGGGATAATCTTTTCGAGTTTTTCTCCGCACTCGATGTTTATATCATGCCGTCGCGCTCGGAAGGGCTTGGCTCTGCCGCTTTGATGGCCATGGCCCATGCCCTGCCCGTAATCGCCACGCGCGTTGGCGGCCTTCCGGAAATCGTGGAAGATGGCATAACCGGCTGGCTGGTTGCGCCGGAATCGCCCGACTCCCTGGCGCAGGCGATTGCCGTCGCGGCCGCGAATCCAACCAGGTTAAAGGAACTGGGAAACAAAGCGCGACTGCGCTCAAAGGAGTTTTCAGCCGATATTATGGTTGAGCGGACGGAAGCGCTCTACCGGAGGCTGATGGGTTCCGGGCAGCCGCAGGACGCGATAACCTCGAAGGAATTGCGAGCGAACGGATGA
- a CDS encoding enoyl-CoA hydratase-related protein, translated as MAYQSIKLEIDNAVGVLTLNRPEKRNAISHSMIAEMLQALTEVEASAARALILTGAANAFCAGMDLQALKDFRAQSDAEIVADSRRIATLFRRLYGFPRPTIAAVNGPAIAGGCGLATLCDFTLAVPEAKFGYTEVRVGFIPALVSAYVVRQVGEKRARDLLLSGRIFSAAEAHAMGMVNELLEPQKLLPRARELARQLAEMSPMALSHTKRLLVQFSEEELDRETELAVEASARVRKTADFHEGLTAFLEKRKPQWTGQ; from the coding sequence ATGGCTTACCAAAGCATAAAACTGGAAATCGACAATGCCGTTGGTGTGCTTACGCTCAACCGGCCTGAAAAGCGCAACGCAATCTCCCATTCGATGATAGCGGAAATGCTTCAAGCGTTGACTGAAGTTGAAGCCAGCGCGGCGCGAGCACTGATCCTCACCGGAGCGGCCAACGCCTTCTGTGCCGGGATGGATTTGCAGGCGCTCAAGGATTTCCGCGCACAATCCGACGCGGAGATTGTTGCTGACTCCCGGCGGATCGCCACCCTGTTCCGGCGGTTATACGGGTTCCCCAGGCCAACCATCGCGGCAGTGAACGGCCCCGCCATCGCCGGGGGCTGCGGACTGGCAACGCTCTGCGACTTTACGCTGGCCGTGCCTGAGGCGAAATTCGGGTACACGGAAGTGCGTGTCGGATTTATTCCAGCACTCGTGTCCGCTTACGTCGTGCGGCAAGTGGGAGAGAAGCGGGCGCGCGACCTGTTGCTCTCCGGCCGCATCTTCAGCGCTGCTGAAGCGCACGCCATGGGCATGGTTAATGAATTACTTGAACCCCAAAAGCTGCTGCCGCGGGCGCGCGAACTGGCGCGGCAACTCGCTGAAATGAGCCCCATGGCCTTGAGCCACACCAAGCGTCTCCTGGTGCAGTTTTCCGAAGAAGAGCTCGACCGCGAAACCGAACTGGCCGTTGAGGCGAGCGCCCGCGTCCGCAAAACCGCAGACTTCCATGAGGGCCTGACGGCCTTTCTCGAAAAGCGCAAGCCGCAGTGGACAGGACAATGA
- a CDS encoding aromatic ring-hydroxylating dioxygenase subunit alpha — protein MRGFWYPAARSNCVRGRELRTAMLLGIPLVLGRNSKGESFALRDACPHRGMPLSEGRFDGNAVECSYHGWVFEGKTGQCQTIPSLTARDKLKVDRVFATSFPCEEQDGYFWVFVPDPECRNEVAPPSPRLPTFSDDYRLEHLEAELPCHVDHGIIGLMDPAHGPFVHQAWWWRKRGSIHEKEKIFEPIPNGFRIKSHSPSANSAAYKLLGVYGEPITTTIQFVLPNMRFEEIHCGKYWFSSRTTVTPITVSRCRIDVCAAWNAFRHVPFMAAIIRFFGNMFVEQDRQTMVKQAEGLKYNPPLMLIDDADRPAKWYFALKAAYIKSKQTGQPMEHPIEGPTALRWRS, from the coding sequence ATGCGTGGCTTCTGGTATCCCGCCGCCCGAAGCAATTGTGTCCGGGGCAGGGAACTGCGCACGGCAATGCTGCTGGGAATTCCGCTGGTGCTTGGGCGCAATTCCAAGGGGGAAAGCTTCGCTTTGCGCGACGCCTGCCCGCATCGCGGCATGCCACTCTCCGAGGGCCGGTTCGACGGCAATGCCGTCGAGTGCTCTTATCACGGCTGGGTTTTTGAGGGCAAGACCGGCCAGTGCCAGACCATTCCGTCTCTGACGGCGCGCGACAAGCTGAAAGTGGATCGTGTGTTCGCCACCAGCTTCCCTTGCGAAGAGCAGGACGGTTATTTCTGGGTCTTCGTTCCCGATCCCGAGTGCCGCAACGAAGTGGCGCCCCCGTCTCCAAGGTTGCCAACGTTCAGCGACGACTATCGCCTGGAGCATCTGGAGGCGGAACTGCCATGCCACGTCGATCACGGCATCATTGGCCTCATGGATCCTGCGCACGGCCCCTTTGTGCATCAGGCCTGGTGGTGGCGCAAGCGCGGCAGCATTCATGAAAAGGAAAAAATCTTTGAGCCCATCCCGAACGGCTTTCGGATCAAGAGCCACTCGCCGTCGGCCAACAGCGCAGCCTACAAGCTGCTGGGCGTCTACGGCGAACCTATCACCACCACCATCCAGTTCGTGCTGCCCAACATGAGGTTTGAAGAAATTCACTGCGGCAAGTACTGGTTTTCAAGCCGCACCACTGTCACTCCCATAACCGTGTCGCGCTGCCGAATTGATGTCTGCGCGGCGTGGAACGCATTCCGCCATGTGCCCTTCATGGCAGCGATTATTCGCTTTTTTGGCAATATGTTTGTCGAGCAGGACCGCCAAACCATGGTGAAGCAGGCGGAGGGTTTGAAATATAATCCGCCGCTGATGCTCATCGACGACGCCGACCGGCCGGCCAAATGGTACTTTGCATTGAAAGCTGCCTATATCAAGTCCAAACAAACCGGCCAGCCTATGGAACACCCGATCGAGGGACCTACGGCCTTGAGGTGGCGGAGTTGA